The following proteins are co-located in the Castor canadensis chromosome 5, mCasCan1.hap1v2, whole genome shotgun sequence genome:
- the LOC141423207 gene encoding keratin-associated protein 19-3-like, with translation MSYYGRYCGGLGYYGGFGGLGFGYGCGWGSFPRLGYGCGYRGCGYGSGYGNCGYGFFRPSYYGGYGFSSFY, from the coding sequence ATGAGTTACTACGGCAGATACTGCGGAGGTCTGGGCTACTATGGAGGCTTTGGTGGCCTGGGCTTTGGCTATGGCTGTGGCTGGGGCAGCTTTCCCAGGCTGGGCTATGGCTGCGGCTACAGAGGCTGTGGATATGGATCTGGCTATGGAAATTGTGGATATGGCTTCTTCCGCCCCTCCTACTATGGAGGATATGGATTCTCCAGCTTCTACTGA